A region from the Vicia villosa cultivar HV-30 ecotype Madison, WI linkage group LG3, Vvil1.0, whole genome shotgun sequence genome encodes:
- the LOC131657525 gene encoding uncharacterized protein LOC131657525, with product MPSYAKFLKEILSNKKKIVENETVTLTAECSAIIQNNMPPKLKDPGSFSIPCVIGKFVIDKALCDLGASVSLMPLSICEKLKLGELRPTRMSLQLADRSVKFPVGMLENVPVRIRQFYIPIDFIIMDIKEDSNIPIILGRPFLATAGAIIDVKKGKLTFEVGE from the coding sequence ATGCCCTCATATGCCAAGTTCTTAAAGGAGATCTTATCCAACAAGAAAAAGATAGTAGAAAACGAAACTGTTACACTAACTGCTGAGTGTAGCGCTATCattcaaaacaacatgcctcctaAACTAAAAGACCCTGGTAGCTTCTCTATACCTTGTGTAATTGGGAAATTCGTAATAGACAAAGCCTTATGTgatttaggagccagtgttagtttaATGCCTTTATCTATTTGTGAAAAACTCAAATTAGGTGAACTAAGACCAACAAGAATGTCATTACAATTAGCTGACCGATCTGTCAAGTTTCCCGTAGGAATGCTTGAAAATGTACCTGTTCGTATAAGACAATTCTATATTCCTATTGACTTCATAATAATGGACATTAAAGAGGACTCTAATATCCCTATTATACTAGGAAGGCCATTCTTAGCAACTGCTGGTGCCATTATAGATGTGAAGAAAGGAAAGTTAACCTTCGAGGTCGGAGAATAA